A window of the Thalassospira indica genome harbors these coding sequences:
- a CDS encoding TerC family protein: MFEWMNDPNMWMGLATLTALEIVLGIDNIVFLSVIVSKLPQNQQASARRIGLLAAMGMRLGLLAGIAWVMQLTSPLFAAFGQEISGRDMILIFGGLFLIAKASKEIHHTIDEPEEHGPGKIMSSFAMTIVQIMLLDMIFSLDSVITAVGLVDHISIMVIAVIASVLVMLMAAKTIGDFVEQNPSVKMLALSFLILVGFVLLLDGVEIHVPKGYIYFAMAFSLSVETLNLLNHKRKLKRRAQENG, encoded by the coding sequence ATGTTTGAATGGATGAATGATCCCAACATGTGGATGGGCCTTGCCACCCTGACCGCGCTCGAAATTGTGCTGGGCATCGACAACATCGTTTTCCTGTCGGTGATTGTGTCGAAACTTCCGCAAAACCAACAGGCATCGGCACGCCGCATCGGTCTTTTGGCTGCAATGGGCATGCGGCTGGGGCTTTTGGCCGGTATCGCATGGGTCATGCAACTGACCTCGCCGCTTTTCGCAGCTTTTGGGCAGGAAATCAGCGGCCGCGATATGATCCTTATTTTTGGTGGTCTGTTCCTGATTGCCAAGGCGTCCAAGGAAATTCATCACACCATTGACGAGCCCGAGGAACACGGTCCGGGCAAAATCATGTCGAGCTTTGCCATGACCATCGTGCAGATCATGTTGCTTGATATGATTTTCTCGCTCGATAGCGTCATCACAGCGGTTGGTCTGGTCGATCATATTTCGATCATGGTGATCGCGGTCATTGCATCGGTACTGGTGATGCTGATGGCGGCCAAGACCATTGGCGACTTTGTCGAACAAAATCCCTCTGTCAAAATGTTAGCGCTATCATTCCTTATTCTGGTAGGGTTTGTGTTGCTGCTTGACGGGGTCGAAATACATGTACCGAAAGGCTACATCTATTTTGCAATGGCCTTTAGCCTGTCGGTCGAGACGCTCAATCTTCTGAACCACAAACGTAAACTCAAACGTCGTGCGCAAGAGAATGGCTGA
- a CDS encoding ABC transporter substrate-binding protein has translation MRTFVSALALAVGVATTTLSTPAFADPAPDVGNWQSVLDQARGQTVYWHAWGGEPRINDYIAWAGEQVRERYGVEVVQVKLTDTADAVTRVLSEKTAGVDDGGAVDMIWINGENFAAMKRNDLLFGPWAEQTPNFAYVDVEGKPTVINDFTVPTDGLEAPWGMAQVSFYYDTAKLDTVPKSAQQLLEWLVKHPGRFTYPQPPNYMGSTFLKQILTELVKDPKVLQQPADETDAEATLAPLWGYLEDLQPLLWRDGQAYPQNGASMRTLLADNEVDIAFSFSSGEVSSAIEAFELPDTVRSYVFENGTLGNTNFVAIPYNASAKAGAVVLADFLMSPEAQLRKQDPQYWGADTVLAMDKLPQDMQEAFANLDLGIASLAPSERGTVLPEPHPSWMSLVESEWQKRYGVVQ, from the coding sequence ATGCGCACTTTCGTTTCTGCTTTGGCGCTGGCAGTGGGGGTTGCGACGACGACGTTGTCGACGCCTGCCTTTGCAGACCCGGCACCGGATGTCGGAAACTGGCAATCGGTTCTGGATCAGGCCCGTGGCCAGACCGTTTACTGGCATGCCTGGGGTGGGGAGCCACGCATTAATGATTACATCGCCTGGGCCGGTGAACAGGTGCGTGAACGCTATGGCGTTGAGGTCGTTCAGGTCAAACTGACCGATACCGCCGATGCCGTTACCCGCGTTCTGTCGGAAAAGACCGCTGGTGTCGATGATGGCGGTGCGGTCGACATGATCTGGATTAACGGTGAAAACTTTGCCGCGATGAAGCGCAATGATCTTTTGTTCGGACCGTGGGCGGAACAGACGCCAAACTTTGCCTATGTCGATGTCGAAGGCAAACCAACCGTGATCAATGACTTCACCGTGCCGACCGATGGGCTTGAAGCGCCGTGGGGCATGGCGCAGGTCAGTTTCTATTACGATACTGCCAAGCTTGATACCGTCCCGAAATCCGCCCAGCAATTGCTGGAATGGCTGGTGAAACATCCGGGGCGCTTTACCTATCCGCAGCCGCCAAACTATATGGGCTCGACCTTCCTTAAACAGATCCTGACAGAACTGGTCAAAGATCCGAAAGTTTTGCAACAGCCCGCCGATGAAACTGATGCCGAGGCGACCCTGGCACCGCTTTGGGGCTATCTTGAAGACTTGCAGCCGCTTCTGTGGCGGGATGGTCAGGCCTATCCGCAGAACGGGGCATCGATGCGCACCCTTCTGGCCGATAACGAGGTCGATATCGCCTTTTCGTTCAGTTCTGGCGAAGTGTCATCGGCGATCGAGGCGTTTGAGCTTCCTGATACCGTGCGGTCCTACGTGTTTGAGAATGGCACCCTTGGCAACACCAACTTTGTCGCCATCCCCTATAACGCATCGGCCAAGGCAGGCGCGGTTGTGCTGGCAGACTTTCTGATGTCACCCGAAGCGCAACTGCGTAAACAGGACCCGCAATATTGGGGCGCGGATACGGTTCTGGCGATGGATAAACTTCCCCAAGACATGCAGGAAGCGTTTGCTAATCTTGATCTGGGCATCGCATCGCTTGCGCCCTCTGAGCGCGGCACCGTCTTGCCGGAACCGCATCCAAGCTGGATGTCGCTTGTCGAATCGGAATGGCAGAAGCGTTACGGCGTTGTGCAATAA
- a CDS encoding ABC transporter permease has protein sequence MLRFIPILTIVLMIGPVSAGLIGTILPAFGILPALGGTTPSLEPWHALVVQPGLGASIRLSLVNGLIATFVSVAIVMLFCAAWQGTRTFHALQRILSPILSVPHATAAFGLAFLIAPSGWFVRVVAQFTGWDRPPDVAIIHDPWGIALIAGLVAKEIPFLFLMTLSALPQADTDRTAQVTASLGYGRVAGWFKATLPRIYPQIRLPVLAVLAYSTSVVDVAIILAPTTPAPLAVRILGWLSDPDLALRFMASSAAALQLLIVIAAMAIWIAGERLVAVIGARWAIDGQRFKQDGAVRGVSAVMALVAAGTVVLGLVVLLVWSVAGFWAFPDLLPRGFSLRVWARELDAIGNSLTTTLLIGIPAVVIAVTLVLACLENEVRTGKPAGRRAMFLIYLPLLVPQISFMFGLQVFFSLLGLERTLVSVVLGHLVFVAPYVFLSLSEPFRALDPRYGQTALCLGASPTRVFWQVRLPLLTRAVLTAAAVGLAVTVGQYLPTLLIGAGRFATVTTEAVALASGGDRRMIGIYGLFQMVLPFAGFALALLIPAVLFRHRRGMGAQNKG, from the coding sequence ATGCTGCGATTTATCCCGATCCTGACGATTGTTCTGATGATTGGCCCGGTTTCTGCCGGGCTGATCGGAACAATCTTGCCTGCGTTCGGGATATTGCCCGCCCTTGGGGGCACGACACCCAGCCTTGAACCCTGGCATGCCTTGGTGGTGCAGCCGGGCTTGGGCGCCTCGATCCGGCTTTCATTGGTCAATGGATTGATTGCAACCTTTGTCTCGGTTGCGATTGTCATGCTGTTTTGTGCCGCGTGGCAGGGCACACGCACTTTTCACGCCTTGCAACGGATACTCTCGCCGATCCTATCGGTGCCACATGCGACCGCGGCGTTTGGTCTGGCATTTTTGATTGCGCCATCGGGCTGGTTTGTTCGGGTGGTGGCGCAATTTACCGGTTGGGATCGGCCCCCAGATGTTGCGATCATCCATGATCCTTGGGGCATTGCCCTGATTGCCGGGCTGGTTGCCAAGGAAATCCCGTTTCTTTTTCTGATGACGTTGTCTGCCCTGCCACAGGCGGATACGGATCGCACGGCGCAGGTCACAGCAAGTCTTGGCTATGGCAGGGTTGCCGGGTGGTTCAAGGCAACATTGCCACGCATCTATCCACAGATCCGTTTGCCGGTTCTGGCGGTTCTGGCCTATTCGACGTCGGTTGTTGATGTGGCTATCATTCTGGCCCCGACAACACCGGCCCCGCTTGCGGTGCGCATTCTGGGATGGTTGTCCGATCCCGATCTTGCCTTACGGTTCATGGCATCAAGTGCAGCCGCGCTGCAATTGCTGATCGTGATCGCGGCCATGGCAATCTGGATTGCGGGCGAGCGGCTTGTCGCCGTGATTGGTGCCCGCTGGGCCATTGATGGCCAACGGTTCAAGCAAGATGGTGCTGTGCGTGGGGTATCGGCAGTGATGGCGCTGGTCGCGGCCGGAACAGTGGTTCTTGGGCTTGTGGTTTTGCTGGTCTGGAGTGTTGCCGGGTTCTGGGCGTTTCCCGATCTGTTGCCGCGTGGTTTTTCGCTGCGTGTTTGGGCGCGCGAACTTGATGCGATTGGCAATAGCCTGACAACCACCCTTCTGATCGGTATTCCGGCGGTTGTGATTGCCGTAACGCTGGTTCTGGCCTGTCTTGAGAACGAAGTGCGCACCGGCAAGCCGGCCGGGCGGCGGGCGATGTTTTTGATTTATTTACCGCTTCTGGTGCCGCAAATCAGCTTCATGTTTGGTTTGCAGGTATTCTTTAGCCTGCTTGGGCTGGAACGTACCTTGGTCTCGGTCGTTCTTGGGCATCTGGTGTTTGTCGCACCCTATGTGTTTTTATCCCTGTCTGAACCGTTTCGTGCCCTTGATCCGCGCTATGGGCAAACTGCCCTTTGTCTTGGCGCGTCGCCCACGCGGGTGTTCTGGCAGGTGCGTTTGCCGCTATTGACCCGTGCGGTTTTAACCGCCGCCGCGGTCGGGCTTGCCGTCACGGTCGGGCAGTATTTGCCAACACTTCTGATCGGGGCAGGGCGCTTTGCCACCGTCACCACCGAGGCGGTTGCCTTGGCATCGGGCGGGGATCGTCGGATGATCGGGATTTATGGCCTGTTTCAGATGGTTTTGCCATTTGCCGGGTTTGCCTTGGCCTTGCTGATCCCGGCGGTTTTATTCCGTCACCGGCGCGGCATGGGTGCCCAGAACAAAGGATGA
- the fliI gene encoding flagellar protein export ATPase FliI has protein sequence MFQIGRNIVAELRRIPDYRVVGRVTAVLGLLVEIGGVEGALSVGDRCKVKRRDGKTVICEVVGFRNERALLMPFGILDGIGIGCEVELGDTQPQVYPDESWLGRVVNAFGEPVDGKGPLSEGNRPYPIRNMPPSAHSRQRVAGKIDLGVRAMNTFLTCCRGQRMGIFAGSGVGKSSLLSMMTRHTTSDVSVVGLIGERGREAREFIEDDLGEEGLRRSVVVVATSDEPPLMRRQAAYMTMALSEYFRDVGRDVLCMMDSVTRFAMAQREISLSVGEPPASKGYTPTVFAELPRLLERAGPGGPGQGSITGLFTVLVDGDDHNEPISDAVRGILDGHVVLDRAIAEQGRYPAINILRSVSRTMPGCNNEEENQIVARARQLLATYDDMAELIRLGAYRKGTDPKVDEAIHYFPLIEEFLKQRKTECTRLNEGYLELARRLDMLAEQPEQPAPAQGQPGGQARQAGSAKPQQPAAGPEMPAPRPAPPPSIGPKINRGPKVNSRSQRDGQDLNAAKRALSEGGNDASGNGS, from the coding sequence GTGTTTCAGATTGGCCGCAATATCGTCGCAGAACTCCGCCGTATTCCCGACTATCGCGTGGTTGGCCGGGTGACGGCTGTTTTGGGCCTTCTGGTAGAGATTGGCGGGGTTGAAGGTGCGTTGTCGGTTGGCGACCGCTGCAAGGTCAAACGCCGCGATGGCAAAACCGTGATTTGCGAGGTTGTCGGTTTTCGCAATGAACGCGCCCTTTTGATGCCGTTTGGTATTCTGGATGGGATCGGGATCGGTTGCGAAGTCGAACTTGGCGACACCCAACCGCAAGTCTATCCCGATGAAAGCTGGCTGGGCCGTGTGGTCAATGCCTTTGGCGAGCCGGTCGATGGCAAAGGTCCGCTGTCTGAGGGCAACCGCCCTTATCCGATCCGCAACATGCCGCCATCGGCCCATTCGCGCCAACGCGTGGCGGGCAAAATCGATCTCGGCGTTCGGGCGATGAACACGTTTCTGACCTGCTGTCGCGGGCAGCGTATGGGCATCTTTGCCGGGTCAGGTGTTGGTAAATCAAGTTTGCTGTCGATGATGACGCGCCATACGACATCGGATGTGTCGGTGGTGGGGCTGATTGGCGAACGTGGCCGCGAGGCGCGCGAATTTATCGAGGATGATCTGGGCGAAGAAGGTCTGCGTCGTTCGGTCGTGGTCGTTGCGACATCGGATGAACCGCCGCTGATGCGCCGCCAGGCGGCCTATATGACCATGGCGCTTTCGGAATATTTCCGCGATGTCGGGCGCGATGTGCTGTGCATGATGGATTCCGTGACTCGCTTTGCCATGGCGCAACGTGAAATCAGCCTTTCGGTGGGCGAGCCGCCGGCATCAAAGGGCTATACGCCAACCGTATTTGCCGAATTGCCACGTCTTTTGGAACGTGCGGGTCCCGGAGGACCGGGGCAGGGATCGATCACCGGGCTGTTTACGGTTCTGGTTGATGGCGATGACCATAACGAACCGATTTCGGATGCGGTGCGCGGTATCCTGGATGGCCACGTGGTTTTGGACCGTGCCATTGCCGAGCAGGGCCGTTATCCGGCGATCAATATCCTGCGCAGTGTGTCTCGTACCATGCCGGGCTGTAATAACGAGGAAGAAAACCAGATTGTTGCCCGTGCACGCCAGCTTCTGGCGACCTACGATGATATGGCTGAACTGATCCGTCTTGGCGCCTATCGCAAGGGAACTGACCCCAAGGTCGACGAGGCCATTCATTACTTCCCGCTGATCGAGGAATTCCTTAAACAGCGCAAGACGGAATGCACGCGCCTCAATGAGGGATATCTGGAATTGGCCCGGCGTCTTGATATGCTGGCCGAGCAACCCGAACAGCCTGCCCCTGCCCAAGGACAACCGGGGGGACAGGCGCGGCAAGCGGGAAGTGCCAAGCCGCAACAGCCCGCAGCAGGGCCGGAAATGCCAGCCCCCCGTCCGGCACCACCGCCGTCAATCGGGCCCAAGATCAATCGTGGACCCAAGGTTAACAGCCGGTCACAACGTGATGGACAGGATCTGAACGCGGCCAAACGTGCACTGAGCGAAGGCGGCAACGACGCATCAGGGAATGGATCGTAA
- a CDS encoding YbaK/EbsC family protein — protein MKKVDPPLCLANAFMERELENVDVFEFPEGTRTAADAANAIGCDISDIGKSLVFMTEASRPILIIMNGADQVDLDKVAALLRLSVRKADAAEVREHTGYAIGGVPPFGHAKPVETLIDKKLLAKKSIWLAAGTPKTVFELKTSDLKRVTGIETGVNIAV, from the coding sequence ATGAAAAAAGTTGATCCGCCGCTATGTCTGGCAAACGCCTTCATGGAACGCGAACTTGAAAACGTCGACGTATTTGAGTTTCCCGAAGGCACACGCACAGCTGCTGATGCCGCAAACGCCATTGGCTGCGATATCAGCGACATTGGAAAATCACTGGTCTTCATGACCGAGGCATCCCGCCCCATCCTGATCATCATGAATGGTGCCGATCAAGTCGATCTCGACAAGGTCGCCGCCCTGCTGCGTTTATCCGTCCGCAAGGCGGATGCAGCCGAGGTCCGCGAACATACAGGCTACGCCATTGGCGGCGTTCCCCCCTTTGGCCACGCCAAGCCTGTTGAAACGCTGATTGATAAAAAGCTTCTGGCAAAGAAATCCATCTGGCTTGCCGCCGGCACACCCAAAACAGTGTTTGAGCTTAAAACCAGCGACCTCAAGCGCGTAACCGGTATTGAAACCGGCGTTAATATTGCTGTCTGA